From a single Candoia aspera isolate rCanAsp1 chromosome 10, rCanAsp1.hap2, whole genome shotgun sequence genomic region:
- the LOC134503623 gene encoding carcinoembryonic antigen-related cell adhesion molecule 6-like isoform X1: protein MERRDPPRWTSAWPAGLLAASILSSSFLLTQAQQPTTVYNISVFMDPPEALEGQKINLTLTHAPAEFFLCNWYRGTEVKENLIVTIYLPPLTGNTFGSAYTNREIPGFGCSLLITNLHPNDSGNYTVTKDGAGVHGRGLANIQVLEKLSNPDLWSSAFLVAENGTVTLSCNTSSSTRVTVTWSKDGRPVPAKARLSDQNRTLTLLKFAPEDAGNYTCMASNPVSSATSNPRTITMAYGPTAAKLNQSGTIVQPLGSTLVLLCTADSVPPAEFEWFFNTTAKNGTEDTLSVRLETWEDEGSYMCQARNSFTHHNASASLYVKLTGSGSGLPGLSAGTIAGIVIGSVSGAVLCVGVMYFLFTKASCWRTEQHSSNGNIPSAPGHNQATDTKSKPGEEDIQYSTLAFSTNNTSQLASGLTRPLDSGTIYSEIKKK from the exons ATGGAGCGGCGGGACCCCCCCAGATGGACGAGCGCCTGGCCGGCGGGCCTCCTGGCAG CTTCCATCCTGAGTTCTTCCTTCCTGTTGACTCAGGCTCAGCAACCTACAACCGTTTACAACATCTCAGTCTTCATGGACCCACCAGAGGCATTAGAAGGGCAGAAAATCAATTTGACACTAACCCATGCCCCAGCCGAATTCTTTCTCTGCAACTGGTACCGAGGGACAGAGGTCAAAGAAAACTTGATAGTCACTATCTACCTACCGCCATTAACGGGAAACACATTTGGATCTGCCTACACTAACCGTGAAATTCCAGGCTTCGGCTGCTCTCTGCTCATCACAAACTTACATCCGAACGACTCTGGAAACTACACCGTGACAAAGGATGGAGCTGGAGTGCATGGAAGAGGGCTTGCCAACATACAGGTCCTAG AAAAACTCTCAAACCCAGACCTGTGGTCTTCGGCATTTCTTGTGGCCGAAAACGGAACTGTCACACTGAGCTGTAACACCTCCAGTAGCACCAGAGTCACCGTCACCTGGTCCAAGGATGGTAGACCTGTCCCAGCTAAGGCACGGCTTTCCGATCAGAACCGAACCCTCACTCTGCTTAAATTTGCCCCAGAGGATGCAGGGAACTATACTTGTATGGCCAGCAACCCTGTCAGCAGCGCCACGAGCAACCCCAGAACAATTACAATGGCAT ACGGGCCCACGGCTGCTAAGCTGAACCAGTCAGGAACCATAGTTCAACCACTGGGTTCCACGTTGGTTCTGCTCTGTACTGCGGACTCCGTGCCACCAGCGGAGTTTGAGTGGTTCTTCAATACCACGGCTAAGAATGGGACAGAGGACACTCTCAGTGTTCGCTTGGAGACCTGGGAAGATGAAGGGAGTTACATGTGCCAAGCTAGAAACTCCTTCACCCACCATAACGCTTCAGCCTCTCTCTATGTGAAGCTGACAG GATCGGGCTCAGGACTACCTGGTCTCTCTGCTGGGACCATTGCTGGGATTGTCATTGGTTCTGTGTCTGGAGCTGTGCTTTGTGTGGGTGTCATGTACTTTCTCTTCACCAAGGCTTCCTGTTG GAGGACGGAACAGCACTCATCCAATGGAAACATACCCTCAGCGCCCGGCCACA ACCAGGCCACTGACACCAAGTCCAAACCG GGTGAAGAAGACATACAATATTCAACATTAGCTTTCAGCACTAATAACACTTCTCAGCTGGCCTCAGGACTCACCCGGCCTTTGGACAGTGGCACCATTTACTCTGAAATCAAGAAAAAATGA
- the LOC134503623 gene encoding carcinoembryonic antigen-related cell adhesion molecule 6-like isoform X2 translates to MERRDPPRWTSAWPAGLLAASILSSSFLLTQAQQPTTVYNISVFMDPPEALEGQKINLTLTHAPAEFFLCNWYRGTEVKENLIVTIYLPPLTGNTFGSAYTNREIPGFGCSLLITNLHPNDSGNYTVTKDGAGVHGRGLANIQVLEKLSNPDLWSSAFLVAENGTVTLSCNTSSSTRVTVTWSKDGRPVPAKARLSDQNRTLTLLKFAPEDAGNYTCMASNPVSSATSNPRTITMAYGPTAAKLNQSGTIVQPLGSTLVLLCTADSVPPAEFEWFFNTTAKNGTEDTLSVRLETWEDEGSYMCQARNSFTHHNASASLYVKLTGSGSGLPGLSAGTIAGIVIGSVSGAVLCVGVMYFLFTKASCWVKKTYNIQH, encoded by the exons ATGGAGCGGCGGGACCCCCCCAGATGGACGAGCGCCTGGCCGGCGGGCCTCCTGGCAG CTTCCATCCTGAGTTCTTCCTTCCTGTTGACTCAGGCTCAGCAACCTACAACCGTTTACAACATCTCAGTCTTCATGGACCCACCAGAGGCATTAGAAGGGCAGAAAATCAATTTGACACTAACCCATGCCCCAGCCGAATTCTTTCTCTGCAACTGGTACCGAGGGACAGAGGTCAAAGAAAACTTGATAGTCACTATCTACCTACCGCCATTAACGGGAAACACATTTGGATCTGCCTACACTAACCGTGAAATTCCAGGCTTCGGCTGCTCTCTGCTCATCACAAACTTACATCCGAACGACTCTGGAAACTACACCGTGACAAAGGATGGAGCTGGAGTGCATGGAAGAGGGCTTGCCAACATACAGGTCCTAG AAAAACTCTCAAACCCAGACCTGTGGTCTTCGGCATTTCTTGTGGCCGAAAACGGAACTGTCACACTGAGCTGTAACACCTCCAGTAGCACCAGAGTCACCGTCACCTGGTCCAAGGATGGTAGACCTGTCCCAGCTAAGGCACGGCTTTCCGATCAGAACCGAACCCTCACTCTGCTTAAATTTGCCCCAGAGGATGCAGGGAACTATACTTGTATGGCCAGCAACCCTGTCAGCAGCGCCACGAGCAACCCCAGAACAATTACAATGGCAT ACGGGCCCACGGCTGCTAAGCTGAACCAGTCAGGAACCATAGTTCAACCACTGGGTTCCACGTTGGTTCTGCTCTGTACTGCGGACTCCGTGCCACCAGCGGAGTTTGAGTGGTTCTTCAATACCACGGCTAAGAATGGGACAGAGGACACTCTCAGTGTTCGCTTGGAGACCTGGGAAGATGAAGGGAGTTACATGTGCCAAGCTAGAAACTCCTTCACCCACCATAACGCTTCAGCCTCTCTCTATGTGAAGCTGACAG GATCGGGCTCAGGACTACCTGGTCTCTCTGCTGGGACCATTGCTGGGATTGTCATTGGTTCTGTGTCTGGAGCTGTGCTTTGTGTGGGTGTCATGTACTTTCTCTTCACCAAGGCTTCCTGTTG GGTGAAGAAGACATACAATATTCAACATTAG
- the LOC134503623 gene encoding carcinoembryonic antigen-related cell adhesion molecule 16-like isoform X3: MERRDPPRWTSAWPAGLLAASILSSSFLLTQAQQPTTVYNISVFMDPPEALEGQKINLTLTHAPAEFFLCNWYRGTEVKENLIVTIYLPPLTGNTFGSAYTNREIPGFGCSLLITNLHPNDSGNYTVTKDGAGVHGRGLANIQVLEKLSNPDLWSSAFLVAENGTVTLSCNTSSSTRVTVTWSKDGRPVPAKARLSDQNRTLTLLKFAPEDAGNYTCMASNPVSSATSNPRTITMAYGPTAAKLNQSGTIVQPLGSTLVLLCTADSVPPAEFEWFFNTTAKNGTEDTLSVRLETWEDEGSYMCQARNSFTHHNASASLYVKLTGSGSGLPGLSAGTIAGIVIGSVSGAVLCVGVMYFLFTKASC, from the exons ATGGAGCGGCGGGACCCCCCCAGATGGACGAGCGCCTGGCCGGCGGGCCTCCTGGCAG CTTCCATCCTGAGTTCTTCCTTCCTGTTGACTCAGGCTCAGCAACCTACAACCGTTTACAACATCTCAGTCTTCATGGACCCACCAGAGGCATTAGAAGGGCAGAAAATCAATTTGACACTAACCCATGCCCCAGCCGAATTCTTTCTCTGCAACTGGTACCGAGGGACAGAGGTCAAAGAAAACTTGATAGTCACTATCTACCTACCGCCATTAACGGGAAACACATTTGGATCTGCCTACACTAACCGTGAAATTCCAGGCTTCGGCTGCTCTCTGCTCATCACAAACTTACATCCGAACGACTCTGGAAACTACACCGTGACAAAGGATGGAGCTGGAGTGCATGGAAGAGGGCTTGCCAACATACAGGTCCTAG AAAAACTCTCAAACCCAGACCTGTGGTCTTCGGCATTTCTTGTGGCCGAAAACGGAACTGTCACACTGAGCTGTAACACCTCCAGTAGCACCAGAGTCACCGTCACCTGGTCCAAGGATGGTAGACCTGTCCCAGCTAAGGCACGGCTTTCCGATCAGAACCGAACCCTCACTCTGCTTAAATTTGCCCCAGAGGATGCAGGGAACTATACTTGTATGGCCAGCAACCCTGTCAGCAGCGCCACGAGCAACCCCAGAACAATTACAATGGCAT ACGGGCCCACGGCTGCTAAGCTGAACCAGTCAGGAACCATAGTTCAACCACTGGGTTCCACGTTGGTTCTGCTCTGTACTGCGGACTCCGTGCCACCAGCGGAGTTTGAGTGGTTCTTCAATACCACGGCTAAGAATGGGACAGAGGACACTCTCAGTGTTCGCTTGGAGACCTGGGAAGATGAAGGGAGTTACATGTGCCAAGCTAGAAACTCCTTCACCCACCATAACGCTTCAGCCTCTCTCTATGTGAAGCTGACAG GATCGGGCTCAGGACTACCTGGTCTCTCTGCTGGGACCATTGCTGGGATTGTCATTGGTTCTGTGTCTGGAGCTGTGCTTTGTGTGGGTGTCATGTACTTTCTCTTCACCAAGGCTTCCTGTTG A